A single Mangrovimonas sp. YM274 DNA region contains:
- a CDS encoding transferase hexapeptide repeat family protein: protein MIYSFKGYTPVVHESSFVHPLAAVTGNVIIGKNCYIGPGAAIRGDWGQIILEDGVNVQENCTVHMFPGKSITLKESAHVGHGAVIHGANLGRNCLIGMNSVIMDDAQIGDECIVGAMAFVKAETIIPNRSLVVGNPAKVVKEVSDDMIAWKTKGTQLYQQLPADCHESLKEVAPLREIPENMKVQEGAYDTLRDFMKK from the coding sequence ATGATTTACAGTTTTAAAGGATATACGCCAGTAGTACACGAAAGTAGTTTTGTGCACCCTTTGGCTGCCGTAACCGGAAACGTTATCATTGGGAAAAACTGCTATATAGGTCCTGGAGCTGCCATTCGTGGCGATTGGGGACAAATCATTTTGGAAGATGGTGTGAACGTTCAGGAAAACTGTACGGTGCACATGTTTCCGGGGAAATCAATTACACTTAAAGAAAGTGCCCATGTTGGTCATGGAGCCGTGATTCATGGTGCTAATTTGGGACGAAATTGCTTGATTGGGATGAACAGTGTCATTATGGACGATGCCCAAATAGGGGATGAATGCATCGTTGGTGCTATGGCCTTTGTAAAGGCAGAAACCATCATTCCAAACCGAAGTCTTGTTGTTGGAAACCCAGCCAAAGTTGTCAAGGAAGTTTCCGATGACATGATTGCATGGAAGACCAAAGGGACGCAATTGTATCAGCAATTACCTGCAGATTGCCATGAGAGTTTGAAGGAGGTTGCACCTTTAAGGGAGATTCCAGAAAACATGAAAGTTCAGGAGGGTGCCTATGACACGCTTCGTGATTTTATGAAAAAGTAA
- a CDS encoding enoyl-CoA hydratase/isomerase family protein has translation MENSPYVKLSIENHVGYVEFFHPEHNSLPGNVLADLAQTITDAGNNDDVKVIVLKSGGDRTFCAGASFKELININDDATGKVFFSGFANVINAMRKCPKFVIGRIQGKTVGGGVGLAAATDYCMATKFAEIKLSELNIGIGPFVVGPAIERKMGVSAMSQIAMDANSFYSPEWATDKGLFTQVFDTTQDMDEAIKAMAENLCTYNPEAMKEMKTMFWQGTEHWDELLSERAAISGRLVLGEFTKEILKRFK, from the coding sequence TTTTCACCCAGAACATAATTCGTTGCCAGGAAATGTATTGGCCGATTTAGCCCAAACTATTACCGATGCAGGAAATAATGATGATGTTAAGGTCATCGTTCTTAAAAGTGGAGGCGATAGAACCTTTTGTGCTGGAGCAAGCTTTAAGGAGTTGATCAATATCAATGACGATGCCACAGGAAAGGTATTCTTTTCTGGCTTTGCCAATGTAATCAATGCCATGCGCAAATGTCCAAAGTTTGTCATTGGGCGTATTCAAGGGAAAACCGTTGGTGGTGGTGTTGGTCTGGCAGCAGCAACTGATTATTGTATGGCGACCAAATTCGCCGAAATCAAACTAAGCGAACTTAATATCGGGATTGGTCCGTTTGTGGTTGGTCCTGCCATAGAGCGTAAAATGGGCGTGAGTGCCATGTCGCAAATTGCTATGGATGCTAATAGTTTTTATTCTCCAGAATGGGCTACAGACAAAGGTTTGTTTACTCAGGTTTTTGATACGACTCAAGACATGGATGAAGCGATAAAAGCTATGGCTGAAAATTTGTGTACTTACAATCCAGAGGCCATGAAAGAAATGAAAACTATGTTCTGGCAAGGAACCGAGCATTGGGATGAATTGCTTTCGGAACGTGCTGCGATTAGTGGACGTTTGGTGTTGGGCGAGTTTACAAAGGAAATTTTGAAACGTTTTAAGTAA